From the genome of Lotus japonicus ecotype B-129 chromosome 6, LjGifu_v1.2, one region includes:
- the LOC130724153 gene encoding disease resistance protein RPM1-like, protein MCDQVVSLAREQLLPLARDHLLPVLKEAANMIRGVPKGVAEMKGDLESIEDFINDAVRMAEAEEDHTRDGIKTRVKQLREASFLIEDVIDEYSICEGHRPRDPGCATIPRDTAGFIKTMMLRLQIAYKIQNIKSEVDGMVKGSDKSGIQIQISSEQGQNSSSGIQNLTLNNLQPDPLKDEAEVVGFEAPRDELIRWLVEGEEAKRTVISVVGQGGQGKTTLAKKVYDTKEVIEHFRCHATITVSKSYNVDSLLRDMLQQFCNESNKDPPQAMEGEPLRAEVTKHLQDKRYLILFDNVWDINFWKVIEYALKDNKKGSRILITTRNMDVAMSCKRSSLVLVHQLQPLSRIKSLELFYKKAFFEFDGDCPKNLLDVSAKIVEKCDDLPLAIVAIGGLLSGKDRDPFQWERFNETLSFELEKNPDLSVITKILGLSYHDLPYYLKWCFLYFGIYPEDYEIKADRLIRQWVAEGFVKDEKVKTVEETAETYLTDLIHRSLVQVTSLASDGKTRSCRVHDLVRQMILDKIQDLSFCHFPSSENEKKPVFDGMVRRLTIASSCNNGMGSVETSNIRSLHIFKNEELPDSYVTSIPSRHRLLKVLDLEDVSLYHQVPKNLGDLFLLRYLSFRNTKVENLPGSIGMLLNLETLDLRQTLVRELPREINMLTKLRHLLAYDISKGVGYGIQLKNGIGDIESLQTLREVEADHGGIELIKELERLTELRMLGLTNVKGEYTSALCSSINNKQHLEKLYITAVNGKEVIDLHHHVSAPRLRKLRLTGRLNNFPHWVRNLNLLVKLSLSHSMLTHDPLESLKDLTNLQYLSILYHAYDGETLHFPDGGFRSLKQLVLRRLYNLNSISIGEGALCSLERLKLVNISELYEVPSDVYDLKKLQVFHIVNMPEFEQNIDRDIGKFQWIIEQVPFVSIAERTWA, encoded by the coding sequence ATGTGTGATCAAGTAGTGTCCTTGGCTCGTGAGCAATTGCTCCCACTGGCTCGTGATCATCTGCTTCCAGTGTTAAAGGAAGCAGCCAACATGATCAGGGGTGTTCCAAAAGGAGTAGCAGAAATGAAAGGTGACCTTGAAAGCATTGAAGACTTCATCAATGATGCAGTTCGAATGGCTGAGGCTGAAGAAGACCACACGCGTGATGGGATCAAAACAAGGGTGAAGCAGCTCAGAGAAGCATCTTTTCTCATAGAAGATGTCATTGATGAATACTCCATCTGTGAGGGGCATCGGCCTCGGGATCCCGGGTGTGCTACAATCCCCCGTGACACCGCTGGCTTCATCAAAACCATGATGCTTCGCCTTCAGATAGCCTACAAGATTCAGAACATCAAATCAGAAGTTGATGGAATGGTGAAAGGAAGTGATAAAAGTGGCATTCAAATCCAAATTTCTTCAGAACAAGGACAGAACAGTTCTTCAGGAATTCAAAATCTCACATTGAACAACCTTCAACCGGATCCATTGAAAGATGAAGCTGAAGTTGTCGGCTTTGAAGCTCCAAGAGATGAATTGATTCGTTGGTTGGTGGAGGGAGAAGAAGCAAAGCGCACAGTCATCTCTGTGGTGGGACAGGGAGGTCAGGGGAAAACCACTCTTGCTAAGAAAGTCTATGACACTAAAGAGGTCATTGAGCACTTCCGTTGCCACGCGACGATCACGGTGTCCAAGTCCTACAATGTAGATAGCTTGTTGAGAGACATGTTGCAGCAGTTTTGCAATGAAAGCAACAAGGATCCTCCTCAGGCAATGGAAGGAGAGCCGTTGAGAGCTGAAGTGACAAAGCACTTGCAGGATAAGAGGTATCTCATCTTGTTTGATAATGTTTGGGACATAAATTTCTGGAAGGTGATTGAATATGCTTTGAAAGATAATAAGAAAGGAAGTAGGATATTAATCACAACCAGGAATATGGATGTTGCTATGTCATGCAAGAGATCTTCTCTTGTTCTAGTGCATCAGCTGCAACCTTTAAGTCGAATAAAATCTTTGGAGCTGTTCTATAAGAAGGCGTTCTTTGAATTTGATGGAGATTGTCCCAAAAATCTTTTGGATGTATCTGCTAAAATTGTTGAAAAATGTGATGATTTACCTCTAGCAATTGTGGCCATTGGCGGTCTTTTATCTGGTAAAGATAGAGATCCATTTCAATGGGAAAGGTTTAATGAAACTCTAAGTTTCGAGTTGGAGAAGAATCCTGATTTGTCTGTTATAACAAAGATTTTAGGCTTGAGTTATCATGATTTACCTTACTACCTCAAATGGTGCTTCTTGTACTTTGGGATATATCCTGAAGACTACGAAATCAAAGCTGATAGACTGATTAGGCAGTGGGTAGCTGAAGGGTTTGTCAAAGATGAAAAGGTGAAAACAGTGGAGGAAACTGCAGAAACATATTTAACGGACTTGATTCACAGAAGCCTGGTTCAAGTGACTTCATTAGCTAGTGATGGAAAAACTAGAAGTTGTCGTGTTCATGACCTGGTACGACAAATGATCCTTGATAAAATTCAAGATCTAAGTTTTTGCCATTTCCCTAGTAGTgaaaatgagaagaaaccagTCTTTGATGGAATGGTTCGTCGCCTCACAATAGCATCCAGTTGCAACAATGGGATGGGAAGTGTTGAAACCTCAAACATTCGGTCACTGCATATTTTCAAAAATGAAGAACTACCAGATTCCTATGTGACAAGTATCCCTTCAAGGCACAGGTTACTAAAAGTGCTTGATCTTGAAGATGTTTCCCTGTATCATCAAGTTCCTAAAAATTTGGGGGACTTGTTCCTCTTGAGGTATTTAAGCTTCAGAAATACAAAGGTAGAAAATCTTCCAGGATCCATTGGTATGCTCCTCAACCTAGAGACCTTGGATCTAAGGCAAACGCTGGTGCGCGAGTTGCCAAGAGAGATTAACATGCTTACAAAGCTAAGACACCTTCTAGCATATGATATCTCCAAGGGAGTTGGGTATGGGATTCAACTAAAAAATGGCATTGGGGACATAGAATCCTTACAAACTCTACGTGAAGTCGAAGCGGATCACGGTGGGATTGAGCTGATAAAAGAGCTTGAAAGGCTTACAGAGTTAAGAATGCTGGGGTTGACCAATGTGAAGGGAGAATACACAAGTGCTCTATGTTCCTCAATAAATAATAAGCAACACTTGGAGAAACTATATATTACTGCAGTTAATGGAAAAGAGGTCATTGATTTGCATCATCATGTATCTGCACCTCGACTTAGGAAGCTTCGCCTTACTGGGAGGTTAAACAATTTCCCACACTGGGTTCGAAATCTCAACTTACTTGTTAAGTTGTCCTTGTCACACTCCATGTTAACTCATGATCCCTTGGAATCACTGAAAGATCTGACAAATTTGCAGTACCTCAGCATCCTGTACCATGCATATGATGGTGAAACTTTGCATTTTCCAGATGGGGGGTTTCGGAGCCTGAAGCAGTTAGTACTCAGGCGCTTGTATAATTTGAATTCTATCAGTATCGGTGAAGGAGCACTGTGTTCACTGGAGAGGTTAAAGTTGGTGAATATATCCGAACTCTATGAGGTGCCTTCTGATGTCTATGACTTAAAAAAGCTTCAAGTTTTCCACATTGTGAACATGCCAGAGTTTGAGCAGAACATTGATCGCGATATAGGAAAGTTCCAATGGATCATAGAGCAGGTGCCCTTTGTGAGCATTGCTGAACGAACTTGGGCATGA
- the LOC130724156 gene encoding cytokinin riboside 5'-monophosphate phosphoribohydrolase LOG7 isoform X1 translates to MGFSVAASLGSHIVLRETHENRIKCRLFCKREHSSVGFKFSKRKANQRAVFLSKQESVDLDERKSPNEVREEIKQCYELINRLGRGALYLGSSRMGPGHSHYLQAKELAKEIANLLDCTTWSGAGPGLMDAVTQGALLAGKPIGGFKIGKEAGEWTASNFHPYLPSGNYLTCRFFSARKHGLVDAVVRSNSSDKTAVVALPGGVGTLDELFEILALIQLERIGSKLPVPFLLMNYDSFYSKLLDFLNVCEDWGTVSKGEVASLWKVCNSNSEALAYLADFYCISSSDTSQNVTELYSNHESAS, encoded by the exons ATGGGATTCTCAGTGGCAGCTTCGCTGGGTTCCCATATTGTGCTGAGAGAAACTCATGAAAACAGAATCAAGTGCCGAttgttttgcaaaagagagcaCAGTAGCGTTGGTTTCAAGTTCTCAAAGCGTAAGGCCAATCAAAGAGCAGTTTTTCTTAGCAAACAAGAGTCAGTTGACTTGGATGAGAGGAAGAGCCCAAATGAG GTTAGAGAAGAGATCAAACAATGTTATGAACTCATAAACAGATTAGGGAGAGGAGCTCTGTATTTAGGTTCTTCAAGGATGGGCCCTGGCCATTCGCATTACCTGCAAGCAAAAGAGCTGGCCAAAGAG ATAGCAAATCTATTGGACTGCACTACATGGTCAGGGGCTGGACCAGGGCTAATGGATGCTGTTACTCAAGGTGCTCTTCTGGCAGGAAAACCAATTGGTGGATTCAAGATAGGAAAAGAAGCAGGGGAATGGACAGCATCCAACTTCCATCCATACTTACCGTCAGGAAATTACCTTACCTGCAG gTTTTTCTCTGCGCGAAAGCACGGGCTGGTTGATGCTGTAGTGAGGAGCAACTCTTCTGATAAGACTGCTGTTGTTGCCCTTCCTGGTGGGGTTGGTACTCTAGATGAGTTGTTTGAGATACTGGCATTGATTCAGCTAGAACGAATTGGATCAAAGCTTCCTGTTCCCTTCCTGTTGATGAACTATGATTCATTTTATTCAAAGCTGCTTGACTTTCTAAACGTTTGTGAGGATTGGGGAACTGTCTCTAAAGGAGAAGTTGCATCTTTGTGGAAGGTTTGTAACAGCAACTCAGAAGCCTTGGCTTACCTGGCAGATTTCTACTGCATTTCTTCCAGTGACACAAGTCAGAATGTAACTGAATTGTATAGCAATCATGAATCAGCTTCCTGA
- the LOC130724156 gene encoding uncharacterized protein LOC130724156 isoform X2 translates to MGFSVAASLGSHIVLRETHENRIKCRLFCKREHSSVGFKFSKRKANQRAVFLSKQESVDLDERKSPNEIANLLDCTTWSGAGPGLMDAVTQGALLAGKPIGGFKIGKEAGEWTASNFHPYLPSGNYLTCRFFSARKHGLVDAVVRSNSSDKTAVVALPGGVGTLDELFEILALIQLERIGSKLPVPFLLMNYDSFYSKLLDFLNVCEDWGTVSKGEVASLWKVCNSNSEALAYLADFYCISSSDTSQNVTELYSNHESAS, encoded by the exons ATGGGATTCTCAGTGGCAGCTTCGCTGGGTTCCCATATTGTGCTGAGAGAAACTCATGAAAACAGAATCAAGTGCCGAttgttttgcaaaagagagcaCAGTAGCGTTGGTTTCAAGTTCTCAAAGCGTAAGGCCAATCAAAGAGCAGTTTTTCTTAGCAAACAAGAGTCAGTTGACTTGGATGAGAGGAAGAGCCCAAATGAG ATAGCAAATCTATTGGACTGCACTACATGGTCAGGGGCTGGACCAGGGCTAATGGATGCTGTTACTCAAGGTGCTCTTCTGGCAGGAAAACCAATTGGTGGATTCAAGATAGGAAAAGAAGCAGGGGAATGGACAGCATCCAACTTCCATCCATACTTACCGTCAGGAAATTACCTTACCTGCAG gTTTTTCTCTGCGCGAAAGCACGGGCTGGTTGATGCTGTAGTGAGGAGCAACTCTTCTGATAAGACTGCTGTTGTTGCCCTTCCTGGTGGGGTTGGTACTCTAGATGAGTTGTTTGAGATACTGGCATTGATTCAGCTAGAACGAATTGGATCAAAGCTTCCTGTTCCCTTCCTGTTGATGAACTATGATTCATTTTATTCAAAGCTGCTTGACTTTCTAAACGTTTGTGAGGATTGGGGAACTGTCTCTAAAGGAGAAGTTGCATCTTTGTGGAAGGTTTGTAACAGCAACTCAGAAGCCTTGGCTTACCTGGCAGATTTCTACTGCATTTCTTCCAGTGACACAAGTCAGAATGTAACTGAATTGTATAGCAATCATGAATCAGCTTCCTGA
- the LOC130724157 gene encoding 40S ribosomal protein S8 — MGISRDSMHKRRATGGKKKAWRKKRKYELGRQPANTKLSSNKTVRRIRVRGGNVKWRALRLDTGNFSWGSETVTRKTRILDVVYNASNNELVRTQTLVKGAIIQVDAAPFKQWYLQHYGVDLGRKKKGATAAKKEGEDVETATEEAKKSNHVLRKLEKRTENRTLDAHIEEQFGGGRLLACISSRPGQCGRSDGYILEGKELEFYMKKLQKKKGKGAA, encoded by the exons ATGG GTATCTCTCGTGATTCCATGCACAAGAGGCGCGCCACTGGTGGTAAAAAGAAGGcttggaggaagaagagaaa GTATGAGCTCGGGAGGCAACCAGCTAACACCAAGCTTTCAAGCAACAAAACTGTTAGGAGGATTAGGGTTCGAGGTGGGAATGTGAAGTGGCGTGCGTTGAGGCTTGATACTGGAAACTTCTCCTGGGGGAGTGAAACTGTGACCCGCAAAACTAGAATTCTTGATGTGGTGTATAATGCATCCAACAATGAGCTGGTTCGTACTCAGACATTGGTCAAGGGTGCCATTATTCAGGTTGATGCAGCTCCTTTCAAGCAGTGGTATCTCCAACATTATGGTGTTGACCTTGGTCGCAAGAAGAAGGGTGCAACTGCTGCCAAGAAGGAAGGAGAG GATGTTGAAACTGCCACTGAGGAGGCAAAAAAGAGCAACCATGTCTTAAGAAAATTGGAAAAGCGTACAGAGAACCGGACACTTGATGCTCATATTGAAGAACAATTTGGAGGTGGCCGCCTTTTAGCCTGTATCTCATCCCGACCCGGTCAATGTGGTCGTTCTGATGG ATATATATTAGAAGGCAAAGAGCTAGAATTCTACATGAagaagcttcagaagaagaagggcAAGGGTGCTGCGTAA